Proteins co-encoded in one Brassica oleracea var. oleracea cultivar TO1000 chromosome C4, BOL, whole genome shotgun sequence genomic window:
- the LOC106338047 gene encoding uncharacterized mitochondrial protein AtMg00310-like: protein MPAYTMSCFKIPLPLCKQIQSMLTKFWWDANPEKRKMCWVAWSTLTLPKYAGGLGFRDVETFNDALLAKVGWRIIQQPTSLIAQVLLGKYAKNSTFMECSASSSMSHGWRSILAGRDTLKKGLGWIVGSGDKIWVWKDPWLSCEEPMTPIGPANLRDTELLVSDLLCPISNSWDLDKIRLYIPQYEEHILRIVTSSAPAPDHLEWLPDKSGNYTTKTGYDLDMTSAVETDTSLSSFNWNKNIWNIKTSPKIKDFL from the coding sequence ATGCCGGCGTATACAATGTCATGCTTCAAAATACCGCTCCCGCTGTGTAAACAGATTCAGTCTATGCTCACTAAGTTCTGGTGGGACGCTAACCCGGAGAAGAGAAAGATGTGTTGGGTTGCTTGGTCTACGCTTACCTTGCCGAAATATGCAGGCGGGTTAGGTTTCAGAGATGTGGAGACGTTCAATGACGCCTTACTAGCTAAGGTAGGATGGCGCATCATCCAGCAACCAACATCTTTGATTGCTCAGGTCCTGTTGGGAAAATATGCTAAGAACTCTACCTTTATGGAATGCTCGGCCTCCTCTTCGATGTCACATGGATGGCGGAGCATCCTCGCTGGACGTGATACACTAAAGAAAGGGTTGGGATGGATAGTTGGGAGCGGAGATAAGATATGGGTATGGAAGGACCCATGGCTCTCATGTGAGGAACCGATGACCCCAATAGGACCTGCGAACTTGCGAGACACGGAACTGCTAGTAAGTGACCTTTTATGCCCTATCTCAAACTCTTGGGATTTGGACAAGATAAGGCTCTACATCCCTCAGTATGAGGAGCATATTTTACGCATTGTCACAAGCTCGGCGCCCGCACCTGACCATCTAGAGTGGCTTCCAGATAAGTCAGGGAACTACACTACCAAGACAGGTTACGACTTAGATATGACCAGTGCTGTTGAGACTGATACCTCATTGTCTTCTTTCAACTGGAATAAGAACATATGGAATATCAAAACGTCACCAAAGATCAAAGACTTCTTATGA